A region from the Prionailurus viverrinus isolate Anna chromosome E2, UM_Priviv_1.0, whole genome shotgun sequence genome encodes:
- the LSR gene encoding lipolysis-stimulated lipoprotein receptor isoform X2: MAPVARGLSWGMGPHLAFRGWGAVVFVWLFLSTLCTAPASAIQVTVSDPYHVVILFQPVTLPCTYQATTTPTAPIVIWKYKSFCRDRVADAFSPASVDNQLNAQLAAGNPGYNPYVECQDSMRTVRVVATKQGNAVTLGDYYQGRRITITGNADLTFDQTGWGDSGVYYCSVVSAQDLQGNNEAYAELIVLDWLFVVVVCLAAFLVFLLLGICWCQCCPHTCCCYVRCPCCPEKCCCPEALYAAGKAATSGVPSIYAPSTYAHLSPAKTPPPPAMIPMGPIYNGYPGDFDRNSSVGGHSSQVPLLRDTDSSVTSEVRSGYRIQASQQDDSMRVLYYMEKELANFDPSRPGAPNGRVERAMSEVTSLHEDDWRSRPSRGPALTPIRDEEWSHHSPQSPRRWEQEAPTERPGSGWGAGRPRARSVDALDDLTRPSSAESGRRSPPSRGRRGQAYGPPRSRSRDDLYDQDDPREFPHSRDPHYDDFRSRDRPYADPRSRYHRSRDPREDSSRSGDPQYDGRLLEEALRKKGPAERRRPYREEDEEAYYPPAPPPYSETDSQASRERRLKKNLALSRESLVV; the protein is encoded by the exons ATGGCGCCAGTGGCTCGCGGGCTCTCCTGGGGGATGGGCCCTCACCTAGCCTTTCGGGGCTGGGGCGCGGTCGTCTTCGTGTGGCTTTTTCTCAGCACCTTGTGCACAG CTCCTGCCAGCGCCATCCAGGTGACTGTGTCAGACCCCTACCACGTGGTGATCCTCTTCCAGCCCGTGACCCTGCCCTGCACCTACCAAGCCACCACGACTCCCACGGCACCCATTGTGATCTGGAAGTACAAGTCTTTCTGCCGGGACCGCGTCGCCGATGCCTTCTCCCCAGCCAGTGTGGACAACCAGCTCAATGCCCAACTGGCAGCCGGTAACCCAGGCTACAATCCCTACGTGGAGTGCCAGGACAGCATGCGCACTGTCAGGGTTGTAGCCACCAAGCAGGGCAATGCCGTGACCCTGGGAGACTACTACCAGGGCCGAAGGATCACCATCACAGGAA ATGCTGACCTGACCTTTGACCAGACGGGTTGGGGGGACAGCGGTGTATATTACTGCTCCGTGGTCTCAGCGCAGGACCTCCAGGGGAACAACGAGGCCTATGCAGAGCTCATCGTTCTGG ACTGGCTATTTGTGGTCGTGGTCTGCTTGGCTGCCTTCCTCGTCTTCCTCCTCCTGGGCATCTGCTGGTGTCAGTGCTGCCCCCACACGTGCTGCTGTTATGTCAGGTGTCCCTGCTGCCCGGAGAAGTGCTGCTGTCCGGAGGCCT TGTATGCTGCCGGCAAAGCCGCCACCTCAGGCGTCCCAAGCATCTACGCCCCAAGCACCTATGCTCACCTCTCCCCTGCCAagaccccgcccccaccagccaTGATTCCCATGGGCCCCATCTACAATGGGTACCCTGGAGACTTCGACAGGAATAGCTCAG TTGGTGGCCACAGCTCCCAGGTACCCCTGCTTCGTGACACAGACAGCAGTGTGACCTCTG AAGTCCGCAGTGGCTACAGAATTCAGGCCAGCCAGCAGGACGACTCCATGCGGGTCCTGTACTACATGGAAAAAGAGCTGGCCAACTTTGACCCGTCTCGACCTGGTGCCCCCAATGGCCGCGTAGAGCGGG CCATGAGTGAAGTCACCTCCCTCCATGAGGACGACTGGAGATCCCGGCCATCCCGGGGTCCTGCCCTTACCCCAATCCGAGATGAAGAATGGAGTCACCACTCCCCTCAGAGTCCCAGGCGGTGGGAGCAAGAGGCCCCCACCGAGCGGCCAGGGAGTGGCTGGGGGGCCGGGCGGCCCCGTGCACGATCTGTGGATGCTCTGGATGACCTTACCCGGCCAAGCTCTGCTGAATCTGGGAGGAGGTCTCCCCCAAGTAGGGGGAGGAGAGGCCAAGCGTATGGACCTCCCAGAAGCCGAAGCCGGGATGATCTCTATGACCAAGATGACCCAAGGGAATTTCCACACTCCCGGGATCCCCACTATGATGACTTCAGGTCTAGAGACCGCCCTTATGCTGACCCTAGGTCCCGCTACCACCGCTCCCGGGACCCTCGGGAAGATAGCTCCAGGTCTGGGGACCCCCAATATGATGGAAGGCTATTGGAAGAGGCCTTGAGGAAAAAGGGGCCAGCTGAGAGGAGGAGACCTTAcagggaggaagatgaggaggccTACTACCCTCCAGCGCCTCCCCCTTACTCTGAGACCGACTCCCAGGCTTCAAGGGAGAGGAGGCTTAAGAAG AACTTGGCCCTGAGTCGAGAAAGTTTAGTCGTCTGA
- the LOC125153593 gene encoding LOW QUALITY PROTEIN: protein FAM187B-like (The sequence of the model RefSeq protein was modified relative to this genomic sequence to represent the inferred CDS: inserted 1 base in 1 codon; deleted 1 base in 1 codon), giving the protein MLATLWLLSLSLPTLWAQILISCAYKSLCQQALXSGNDVVLQCDYPKALWYFSSILGEDPFLLSSMPHIKKLPGGSLQLTNPQPSQTGLYHCQDNDNALVVEYEIDFQDATALHVTHESLGQEPLQNETLRLGGHVLVFTHWEPWQDCNHCGGPGERKRLGYCYIGEPQEKPMPCWLYLRAEKARHSRMRPELQVEACLVPCDHVKEINQPYFIFDIYQLGKLTNNMWLTCPMASIYR; this is encoded by the exons ATGTTGGCCACCCTGTGGCTGCTTAgcctttctctccccactctgtgGGCCCAGATATTAATCAGTTGTGCCTATAAGAGTCTCTGCCAGCAGGCCC TCTCAGGCAATGATGTCGTCCTGCAGTGTGACTATCCCAAAGCACTCTGGTACTTCTCTTCCATTCTAGGGGAAGATCCCTTCCTGCTCTCCTCAATGCCTCACATAAAGAAACTGCCTGGGGGCAGCCTTCAACTGACCAACCCTCAGCCCTCCCAGACAGGCCTCTATCACTGCCAGGACAATGACAACGCCCTTGTGGTAGAGTATGAGATTGATTTCCAAGATGCCACCGCCTTGCATGTT ACGCACGAAAGCCTGGGCCAAGAGCCCCTGCAAAATGAGACCCTGAGACTGGGTGGCCACGTACTCGTCTTCACCCACTGGGAGCCCTGGCAGGACTGTAACCACTGTGGGGGGCCTGGTGAGCGGAAACGCCTGGGGTATTGCTACATTGGGGAGCCCCAGGAAAAACCCATGCCCTGTTGGCTCTATCTGAGAGCGGAGAAGGCACGACACAGCCGTATGCGGCCTGAATTGCAGGTGGAAGCCTGTCTTGTACCCTGTGACCACGTTAAGGAAATCAACCAGCCATACTTCATCTTTGACATATATCAGTTGGGCAAGTTGACCAACAACATGTGGCTTACCTGCCCCATGGCCTCCATCTACAGGTGA
- the LSR gene encoding lipolysis-stimulated lipoprotein receptor isoform X1, with the protein MAPVARGLSWGMGPHLAFRGWGAVVFVWLFLSTLCTAPASAIQVTVSDPYHVVILFQPVTLPCTYQATTTPTAPIVIWKYKSFCRDRVADAFSPASVDNQLNAQLAAGNPGYNPYVECQDSMRTVRVVATKQGNAVTLGDYYQGRRITITGNADLTFDQTGWGDSGVYYCSVVSAQDLQGNNEAYAELIVLGRTSGVAELLPGFQAGPMEDWLFVVVVCLAAFLVFLLLGICWCQCCPHTCCCYVRCPCCPEKCCCPEALYAAGKAATSGVPSIYAPSTYAHLSPAKTPPPPAMIPMGPIYNGYPGDFDRNSSVGGHSSQVPLLRDTDSSVTSEVRSGYRIQASQQDDSMRVLYYMEKELANFDPSRPGAPNGRVERAMSEVTSLHEDDWRSRPSRGPALTPIRDEEWSHHSPQSPRRWEQEAPTERPGSGWGAGRPRARSVDALDDLTRPSSAESGRRSPPSRGRRGQAYGPPRSRSRDDLYDQDDPREFPHSRDPHYDDFRSRDRPYADPRSRYHRSRDPREDSSRSGDPQYDGRLLEEALRKKGPAERRRPYREEDEEAYYPPAPPPYSETDSQASRERRLKKNLALSRESLVV; encoded by the exons ATGGCGCCAGTGGCTCGCGGGCTCTCCTGGGGGATGGGCCCTCACCTAGCCTTTCGGGGCTGGGGCGCGGTCGTCTTCGTGTGGCTTTTTCTCAGCACCTTGTGCACAG CTCCTGCCAGCGCCATCCAGGTGACTGTGTCAGACCCCTACCACGTGGTGATCCTCTTCCAGCCCGTGACCCTGCCCTGCACCTACCAAGCCACCACGACTCCCACGGCACCCATTGTGATCTGGAAGTACAAGTCTTTCTGCCGGGACCGCGTCGCCGATGCCTTCTCCCCAGCCAGTGTGGACAACCAGCTCAATGCCCAACTGGCAGCCGGTAACCCAGGCTACAATCCCTACGTGGAGTGCCAGGACAGCATGCGCACTGTCAGGGTTGTAGCCACCAAGCAGGGCAATGCCGTGACCCTGGGAGACTACTACCAGGGCCGAAGGATCACCATCACAGGAA ATGCTGACCTGACCTTTGACCAGACGGGTTGGGGGGACAGCGGTGTATATTACTGCTCCGTGGTCTCAGCGCAGGACCTCCAGGGGAACAACGAGGCCTATGCAGAGCTCATCGTTCTGG GCAGGACCTCGGGGGTGGCAGAGCTCTTACCTGGTTTTCAGGCGGGGCCCATGGAAG ACTGGCTATTTGTGGTCGTGGTCTGCTTGGCTGCCTTCCTCGTCTTCCTCCTCCTGGGCATCTGCTGGTGTCAGTGCTGCCCCCACACGTGCTGCTGTTATGTCAGGTGTCCCTGCTGCCCGGAGAAGTGCTGCTGTCCGGAGGCCT TGTATGCTGCCGGCAAAGCCGCCACCTCAGGCGTCCCAAGCATCTACGCCCCAAGCACCTATGCTCACCTCTCCCCTGCCAagaccccgcccccaccagccaTGATTCCCATGGGCCCCATCTACAATGGGTACCCTGGAGACTTCGACAGGAATAGCTCAG TTGGTGGCCACAGCTCCCAGGTACCCCTGCTTCGTGACACAGACAGCAGTGTGACCTCTG AAGTCCGCAGTGGCTACAGAATTCAGGCCAGCCAGCAGGACGACTCCATGCGGGTCCTGTACTACATGGAAAAAGAGCTGGCCAACTTTGACCCGTCTCGACCTGGTGCCCCCAATGGCCGCGTAGAGCGGG CCATGAGTGAAGTCACCTCCCTCCATGAGGACGACTGGAGATCCCGGCCATCCCGGGGTCCTGCCCTTACCCCAATCCGAGATGAAGAATGGAGTCACCACTCCCCTCAGAGTCCCAGGCGGTGGGAGCAAGAGGCCCCCACCGAGCGGCCAGGGAGTGGCTGGGGGGCCGGGCGGCCCCGTGCACGATCTGTGGATGCTCTGGATGACCTTACCCGGCCAAGCTCTGCTGAATCTGGGAGGAGGTCTCCCCCAAGTAGGGGGAGGAGAGGCCAAGCGTATGGACCTCCCAGAAGCCGAAGCCGGGATGATCTCTATGACCAAGATGACCCAAGGGAATTTCCACACTCCCGGGATCCCCACTATGATGACTTCAGGTCTAGAGACCGCCCTTATGCTGACCCTAGGTCCCGCTACCACCGCTCCCGGGACCCTCGGGAAGATAGCTCCAGGTCTGGGGACCCCCAATATGATGGAAGGCTATTGGAAGAGGCCTTGAGGAAAAAGGGGCCAGCTGAGAGGAGGAGACCTTAcagggaggaagatgaggaggccTACTACCCTCCAGCGCCTCCCCCTTACTCTGAGACCGACTCCCAGGCTTCAAGGGAGAGGAGGCTTAAGAAG AACTTGGCCCTGAGTCGAGAAAGTTTAGTCGTCTGA